One genomic window of Limnothrix sp. FACHB-406 includes the following:
- the recO gene encoding DNA repair protein RecO has protein sequence MNHSRTYQATGINLKGVPLGESDLLLTILTLEFGLIRAVAPGARKPKSKIGGRSNLFVVNELLVGRGRNLDRITQAQSITAYAGLTRDLGKLMTAQYWAELALAQALDGHPQPDLFTTLNEDLHALEALPLPSDRVVALGQLLPILCAGIGRLLAVAGVAPQLGQCNLTERPIAPDWTDPHWRVGFSAAAGGAIDLAALDNPEAMAWLAARQPTRVLPSSGVSVKFSPLRLTATEWQSLNDLFAASPPGDRVTLADPLRHWQRLERLLRHYAQYHFGQGIRSAKSLETYLNTALAPPALV, from the coding sequence ATGAACCATTCCCGCACCTACCAGGCGACGGGCATTAACCTCAAGGGCGTGCCTTTGGGGGAGTCGGATCTGTTGCTCACAATTTTGACCTTGGAATTTGGGTTAATTCGGGCGGTGGCCCCCGGCGCACGCAAGCCAAAATCGAAAATTGGGGGCCGCAGTAATTTGTTTGTGGTGAATGAGCTGTTGGTGGGCCGAGGGCGCAATCTCGATCGCATTACCCAGGCCCAATCGATCACGGCCTATGCGGGCCTAACAAGGGATTTGGGGAAGCTGATGACGGCTCAATATTGGGCCGAGTTGGCCTTGGCTCAGGCATTGGATGGCCATCCCCAACCGGATCTGTTCACCACCCTGAATGAGGATCTTCATGCATTGGAGGCGCTGCCTTTACCGAGCGATCGGGTGGTGGCCTTGGGTCAGTTGTTGCCAATCCTCTGCGCCGGGATTGGTCGCCTGTTGGCGGTGGCGGGGGTGGCTCCGCAGTTGGGTCAATGCAATCTAACGGAACGCCCGATCGCCCCCGATTGGACAGATCCCCATTGGCGGGTGGGATTCAGTGCCGCTGCGGGCGGGGCGATCGACCTGGCAGCCCTGGACAATCCCGAGGCGATGGCCTGGTTGGCGGCGCGGCAACCCACACGAGTGCTGCCCAGTTCGGGAGTCTCGGTCAAGTTTTCGCCCTTGCGCTTAACGGCCACCGAGTGGCAAAGCCTGAATGATTTATTTGCAGCGTCACCACCGGGCGATCGGGTAACCTTGGCCGATCCCCTGCGCCATTGGCAGCGGCTGGAGCGTCTGTTACGGCACTATGCCCAATATCATTTTGGACAGGGGATTCGATCGGCCAAATCCCTGGAAACCTACCTGAACACGGCCCTGGCCCCGCCTGCTTTGGTGTAA
- the deoC gene encoding deoxyribose-phosphate aldolase, producing MTLAFDEQTNQRLAETIDLAQHIDHALLHPAAGPQHVEQWCAEADRFGFAGVCVMPTHVRQAVSLLHNRRPVVICPIGFPSGATTTRTKCTEAEEALEQGARELEVMLNLGWLKAGAADAVHREIAEIVEMASASALVKVILEWSLLESAERQLAVEIAMDAGAAFLKTHTGWNGGVSIEDVRLLKDWTRGRIGIKAAGGIHTTDQAIALIEAGATRLGTSRGVEFLRRDRSAGWAAETEEPPTA from the coding sequence ATGACCCTCGCTTTTGACGAACAGACGAATCAGCGTCTGGCTGAAACCATTGACCTGGCCCAACACATTGACCATGCGCTGTTGCACCCGGCGGCGGGGCCGCAGCATGTGGAGCAGTGGTGCGCAGAGGCCGATCGCTTCGGTTTTGCGGGCGTTTGTGTGATGCCCACCCACGTGCGCCAGGCGGTGTCGTTGTTGCACAATCGGCGACCGGTGGTGATTTGCCCGATCGGGTTTCCATCCGGAGCCACCACCACCCGAACCAAATGCACAGAGGCGGAAGAAGCCCTGGAGCAGGGGGCGCGGGAGTTGGAGGTGATGCTGAATTTGGGTTGGCTGAAGGCCGGTGCGGCCGACGCGGTGCATCGGGAAATTGCGGAAATTGTGGAGATGGCCAGCGCCAGCGCGTTGGTGAAGGTAATTTTGGAGTGGTCGCTGCTGGAGTCGGCAGAGCGACAATTGGCGGTGGAAATTGCCATGGATGCGGGGGCGGCATTCCTGAAAACCCACACGGGCTGGAATGGGGGCGTGTCGATCGAGGATGTGCGGTTGCTGAAGGATTGGACCCGGGGCCGGATTGGGATCAAGGCGGCCGGCGGCATCCACACCACGGATCAGGCGATCGCCCTGATTGAAGCCGGGGCCACTCGTTTGGGCACATCACGCGGGGTGGAGTTCTTGCGACGCGATCGCTCGGCCGGTTGGGCTGCTGAAACGGAGGAGCCGCCCACCGCATGA
- a CDS encoding ATP-binding protein, with translation MIHLSTLFRVSQAIARTIEINELLQVLSSHVLEYSGAEKCALLLLQDGEWELRALADSRGVQLTTLPLAYSQDVPSKLIQYAETHLKPIAIENLCTDLPVIGNYLKIHRPQSLLCLPLLNQETLLGILYLEHRSAQGLFTDDRLMVLDCLANQAAIALDHARLYQTVQRNESRLRAVYESNNDAIMLLSEKCFVDCNSATLAIFKCPAKSEFCGKHPSQISPEYQPNGRLSSEAATDHIVTALTRGYDRFEWQHCRWDGSEFIAEVQLCRMEIDDQAILQAIVRDISDRKAVEAAIRQKSAELEQALLQLQKTQLQLVQIEKMSVLGNLVAGVAHEINNPIGCIVGNVSVMQNYVIDLMETLDLYQANFPEPGITIEQQLDAIDLDYLRQDVPDVMQAIKDSGDRIAAISQSLRTFSRTDGAEKQLFNVCDGLDSTVLILRHRLKANEQRPKIEVVTHYDQLPEINCFPGQLNQVFMNILANAIDAIDELSEGKSFQELAQSPHQITISTRAIESGIQITIADDGPGMPPEVQRRIFDYMFTTKEVGKGTGLGLAIAHQIVVETHGGTIDLQSQVGEGSTFTLTLPC, from the coding sequence ATGATTCATCTGTCAACGCTTTTTCGAGTTTCCCAGGCGATCGCTCGTACCATTGAAATCAACGAGCTGCTACAAGTGTTATCCAGCCATGTTCTGGAATATTCAGGAGCAGAAAAATGCGCCCTGCTTCTATTGCAAGACGGCGAGTGGGAACTGCGAGCCTTGGCAGATTCTCGAGGGGTGCAGCTAACAACGCTGCCTCTTGCATATAGCCAAGATGTGCCCAGTAAGCTCATTCAATACGCAGAAACGCACCTAAAACCAATTGCCATTGAAAACCTTTGCACTGATTTGCCTGTAATTGGCAATTATTTAAAAATTCATCGCCCTCAAAGTTTGCTTTGCTTGCCATTGCTGAACCAAGAGACTCTGTTGGGCATTTTATATCTGGAACATCGATCGGCTCAGGGACTCTTTACGGACGATCGGCTCATGGTTTTGGATTGCTTGGCGAACCAAGCCGCGATCGCCCTAGATCATGCAAGGCTTTACCAAACCGTGCAACGCAATGAATCTCGTTTGCGTGCCGTGTATGAGTCTAATAATGATGCGATTATGCTCCTGAGCGAAAAGTGCTTTGTGGATTGTAATTCGGCAACATTGGCTATCTTTAAGTGCCCAGCAAAATCAGAATTTTGTGGTAAGCATCCTTCGCAAATTTCTCCGGAATATCAACCCAACGGGCGCTTATCGAGCGAGGCTGCGACTGATCATATTGTGACGGCACTCACCCGGGGCTATGACCGTTTTGAGTGGCAACATTGCCGCTGGGATGGCTCGGAATTTATTGCCGAAGTGCAGCTCTGCCGAATGGAAATAGATGATCAGGCAATTTTGCAGGCGATCGTTCGGGATATTAGCGATCGAAAGGCCGTGGAGGCGGCCATTCGCCAAAAATCTGCAGAACTGGAACAGGCACTCTTGCAACTGCAAAAGACACAATTGCAACTGGTGCAAATTGAAAAAATGTCGGTTTTGGGAAACTTGGTGGCAGGGGTAGCCCACGAAATTAATAACCCGATCGGGTGCATTGTGGGCAATGTTAGCGTTATGCAGAATTACGTCATCGACTTGATGGAAACCTTGGATCTCTATCAAGCGAATTTCCCTGAGCCGGGCATCACCATTGAACAGCAATTAGATGCGATCGACCTGGACTATTTGCGGCAAGATGTGCCGGATGTGATGCAAGCCATTAAGGATTCAGGCGATCGAATTGCCGCCATTAGCCAGAGTCTGAGAACATTTTCGCGAACAGATGGGGCTGAAAAGCAACTCTTTAATGTGTGTGATGGGCTTGATAGTACGGTTTTGATCTTGCGACATCGGCTCAAAGCCAATGAGCAACGACCGAAAATTGAAGTGGTGACCCACTATGACCAACTGCCGGAAATTAACTGTTTTCCGGGGCAACTCAACCAGGTTTTCATGAATATTTTGGCCAACGCGATCGACGCGATCGATGAATTGAGCGAAGGCAAAAGTTTTCAAGAACTAGCCCAATCGCCGCACCAAATTACGATCAGCACAAGGGCGATCGAGTCGGGAATTCAAATTACGATTGCGGATGATGGGCCGGGGATGCCCCCTGAGGTGCAGCGGCGAATTTTTGACTATATGTTCACCACCAAAGAAGTGGGCAAAGGAACCGGCTTAGGGTTGGCCATTGCCCATCAAATTGTGGTGGAAACCCATGGCGGGACGATCGATTTGCAATCCCAAGTGGGCGAAGGCAGCACATTCACGCTCACTTTGCCCTGTTGA
- a CDS encoding ABC transporter ATP-binding protein, whose protein sequence is MLRLDSVSYHPAAAAKAILHQVNLELVPQQLTLVIGPSGSGKSTLLEILAGLASQTSGQVLWRDRPLFPESLQQLAGLVFQFPERHFCGSTVLEELRLGHPEISSEQIHEALAAVGLEQLALNISPYTLSGGQQRRLALAVQLIRQPSILLLDEPTAGLDWSMRQQLAGLLSRLKAHWTLLVVTHDPSDLLDVADRCWQLQQGQLTPTPAA, encoded by the coding sequence ATGCTGCGTTTGGACTCCGTTAGCTATCACCCCGCCGCCGCCGCCAAGGCCATTTTGCACCAAGTGAATCTGGAATTGGTTCCCCAACAACTGACCTTGGTGATTGGCCCCAGCGGTTCCGGTAAAAGCACCCTGTTGGAAATCTTGGCCGGCTTGGCCAGCCAAACCAGCGGACAAGTGCTGTGGCGCGATCGCCCCCTATTTCCCGAGTCCCTGCAACAGTTAGCGGGGTTGGTGTTTCAATTTCCTGAGCGGCATTTTTGCGGCTCCACCGTGCTCGAAGAGTTGCGGCTGGGCCACCCGGAAATTAGTTCAGAGCAAATTCACGAGGCTCTGGCCGCTGTGGGGTTGGAACAGTTAGCCCTGAATATTTCGCCCTACACCCTCAGCGGTGGCCAGCAACGGCGCTTGGCTCTGGCAGTGCAACTGATTCGCCAACCCAGCATTTTGCTGTTGGACGAACCCACCGCCGGGTTGGATTGGTCCATGCGGCAACAGTTAGCCGGTTTGCTGTCGCGATTGAAGGCTCACTGGACTTTGTTGGTGGTCACCCATGATCCCAGTGATCTTTTGGATGTGGCCGATCGCTGTTGGCAGCTTCAGCAAGGGCAACTCACGCCCACCCCTGCGGCGTAG
- a CDS encoding Sll0314/Alr1548 family TPR repeat-containing protein, producing MDLGRFVAQGRSPVVADRARKRSTRPRLSRSRSRSVAWLAGAIGLFWGWGAWPAGADPFRSQNPRPVGDRAEAAFVMLFKNGNYPVARRLAQEAIAQEPQEPLGYALAGALAYLDGQWDQVQTAANQTLTAANTLKTTDALRGNLYIGVGHFLEGAFIVSEGGRGPLQGAPEALAKLSQVNEALDAAAAISPNDPELNLIRGSLDVLLADNLPFGNVDGAVNSLQRGSPDYVVDRLLAAIYRRRKNFSQAIASVDRALAKSPQNPDLWHLKGQILYEQGRSSQNLDLLKQSEALFLQVLAQREQMPRAVIRHLEKNELRRVQREIRNLRG from the coding sequence ATGGATCTCGGCCGCTTTGTTGCTCAAGGGCGATCTCCTGTGGTGGCCGATCGCGCTCGAAAGCGATCGACTCGGCCCCGCCTGTCCCGATCAAGGTCAAGATCAGTGGCCTGGCTGGCTGGGGCGATCGGGCTGTTCTGGGGCTGGGGGGCTTGGCCGGCCGGGGCGGATCCGTTCCGATCCCAGAATCCTCGCCCCGTGGGCGATCGGGCTGAGGCGGCCTTCGTCATGCTGTTCAAAAATGGCAATTATCCCGTCGCTCGCCGTTTAGCCCAAGAGGCGATCGCCCAAGAACCCCAAGAGCCTTTGGGCTATGCCTTAGCCGGTGCATTGGCCTATCTCGATGGTCAGTGGGATCAGGTGCAAACCGCCGCCAATCAGACCCTTACCGCTGCCAACACCCTCAAAACCACTGATGCCCTGCGCGGTAATCTCTACATCGGCGTGGGACATTTCTTGGAAGGGGCGTTTATTGTGTCCGAAGGTGGTCGCGGCCCCCTTCAGGGTGCACCAGAAGCCTTGGCCAAACTGTCCCAGGTTAACGAAGCCTTGGATGCAGCGGCGGCCATCAGTCCCAACGATCCGGAACTGAACTTGATTCGGGGATCGCTGGATGTGTTGTTGGCGGATAATTTGCCCTTTGGCAATGTGGATGGGGCTGTGAACTCCCTCCAGCGGGGCAGCCCCGACTATGTGGTCGATCGCCTGTTGGCGGCCATTTACCGCCGGCGCAAAAACTTTTCCCAGGCGATCGCCTCAGTCGATCGCGCCTTGGCCAAGAGTCCCCAAAATCCCGACCTTTGGCATTTAAAAGGGCAAATTCTCTACGAACAAGGACGCAGCAGCCAAAATCTTGATTTGCTGAAGCAATCGGAAGCCCTGTTTTTGCAGGTGTTGGCCCAGCGGGAGCAAATGCCCCGCGCTGTGATTCGGCACTTGGAAAAAAATGAGTTGCGGCGAGTGCAGCGGGAAATTCGCAACCTGCGCGGCTAA
- the pap gene encoding polyphosphate:AMP phosphotransferase has translation MLDMLDLSLKLDKATYVAERDRLALQLRSLQADCREAQLPVIIALEGWAAAGKGAIVKELRDSLDPRGFQVHPIFPPEPHELGFPWLRRFWLRLPEAGTIGLFYHSWYSHLLEDRLFGRLPDQQFPEATREVNAFERQLADEGAAIAKFFIHLGRDELKKRLKKYQADPFQAWRVRPEDWQQAKHYRQYRDLAEAMLAETSTGAAPWTLVEGNSRRWAVIKVLSETIATIAGALDRQRSQASPPPALPAQAELHPGEPDLLARVNLSQALSRSKYERKLAEQQARLRSLQMQIHRQRLPVLVLFEGWDAAGKGGAISRLTGMLDPRSYGVHAFAAPTAEERAHHYLWRFWRWLPAAGTIGIFDRSWYGRVLVERIEGFATETEWRRAYQEINEFESQLMSSGMVLVKVWLHISPEEQLRRFQERKDNPFKQYKLTDEDWRNRERWPLYSVAVNQMVQRTHTPLAPWTLIAAEDKYFARVAVATAVADAIERRLTR, from the coding sequence ATGCTGGACATGTTGGATCTCAGCCTGAAGCTGGATAAGGCCACCTATGTCGCAGAGCGCGATCGCTTGGCTCTTCAGTTGCGATCGCTCCAAGCGGACTGTCGGGAAGCCCAATTACCGGTGATCATTGCCCTGGAAGGCTGGGCGGCGGCGGGCAAGGGGGCGATCGTCAAGGAATTGCGCGACTCCTTGGATCCACGCGGCTTTCAAGTACATCCAATTTTTCCGCCAGAACCCCATGAGCTGGGATTTCCCTGGTTACGGCGTTTTTGGTTGCGGTTGCCGGAAGCGGGCACGATCGGGCTGTTCTATCACAGTTGGTATAGCCACCTGCTGGAAGATCGCCTGTTTGGCCGGCTGCCGGATCAACAGTTTCCCGAAGCCACCCGGGAAGTGAATGCCTTTGAGCGACAGTTGGCGGATGAAGGCGCGGCGATCGCCAAATTTTTTATTCATCTCGGCCGTGATGAGCTGAAAAAGCGCCTGAAAAAATACCAAGCGGATCCTTTTCAGGCATGGCGGGTGCGACCGGAAGATTGGCAACAGGCCAAGCACTATCGCCAATATCGGGACTTGGCGGAAGCGATGCTGGCGGAAACCAGCACAGGAGCGGCTCCTTGGACTTTGGTGGAAGGCAACAGCCGCCGCTGGGCGGTGATCAAAGTGTTGAGCGAAACCATTGCCACCATTGCCGGAGCACTCGATCGCCAACGCAGCCAGGCTTCTCCCCCGCCCGCCCTGCCGGCCCAAGCGGAGTTGCATCCCGGTGAACCGGACTTGCTGGCACGGGTGAACCTCAGTCAAGCCCTGTCTCGCAGTAAATATGAACGGAAACTGGCGGAACAGCAGGCCCGGCTGCGATCGCTGCAAATGCAAATCCATCGCCAACGGTTACCCGTGTTGGTGTTGTTTGAAGGTTGGGACGCGGCGGGCAAGGGGGGAGCCATCTCGCGGTTAACGGGCATGTTGGATCCCCGCAGCTATGGGGTTCATGCCTTTGCGGCCCCCACGGCGGAGGAACGCGCGCACCACTACCTATGGCGATTTTGGCGCTGGTTACCGGCGGCGGGCACGATCGGGATTTTTGATCGATCGTGGTATGGGCGGGTTTTGGTGGAACGAATTGAAGGATTTGCCACCGAAACGGAATGGCGACGGGCCTATCAGGAAATTAATGAATTTGAAAGCCAACTAATGTCCAGTGGCATGGTGTTGGTGAAAGTTTGGTTGCACATCAGCCCAGAAGAACAACTGCGCCGGTTCCAGGAACGCAAAGACAATCCCTTCAAGCAATACAAACTCACTGACGAGGATTGGCGCAATCGGGAGCGGTGGCCCCTGTATTCGGTGGCAGTGAACCAAATGGTGCAACGAACCCACACGCCCTTGGCCCCTTGGACTTTGATTGCCGCAGAGGATAAGTACTTTGCGCGGGTTGCGGTGGCTACGGCGGTGGCCGACGCGATCGAACGTCGCCTCACTCGCTAG